The Clostridium sporogenes genome contains a region encoding:
- the wecB gene encoding non-hydrolyzing UDP-N-acetylglucosamine 2-epimerase, giving the protein MKILTVVGARPQFIKAAAVSNIIRKEHEEILVHTGQHYDENMSKVFFEELQIPKPDYNLEIGSGNHGEQTGKMLVELEKIYLKEKPDLVLVYGDTNSTLAGALCASKLLIPVAHIEAGLRSFNMNMPEEQNRILTDHISRLLFVPTITAEKNLHTEGINRGVYNVGDVMFDAVLHFKKLAEQKESILDKISVKSGEYILTTIHRAENTNDINRLKNIIEALNKSGKKIVLPLHPRTKKYIEDYNFQFSDNIRLIEPVGYLDMITLEMNSQKIVTDSGGVQKEAFFMKKPCITMRDETEWVETVENGWNVVVGTDKNKILNSILNFQPNVCQKSIFGDGKASYKILDIINDIFK; this is encoded by the coding sequence ATGAAGATATTAACTGTAGTGGGTGCACGACCTCAGTTTATAAAGGCAGCCGCAGTATCTAATATAATAAGAAAAGAACATGAAGAAATATTAGTTCATACGGGACAACATTATGATGAAAATATGTCTAAAGTATTTTTTGAAGAATTACAAATACCTAAGCCAGATTACAATCTAGAAATAGGCTCTGGAAATCATGGCGAGCAAACAGGAAAAATGCTTGTAGAATTAGAAAAAATATATTTAAAGGAAAAACCAGATTTAGTATTGGTATATGGCGATACAAATTCTACATTAGCTGGAGCTTTGTGTGCTAGTAAATTATTGATACCTGTAGCTCATATAGAAGCTGGACTTAGAAGTTTTAATATGAATATGCCAGAAGAACAAAATAGAATTCTTACAGATCACATATCTAGGTTATTATTTGTTCCTACTATTACAGCAGAAAAAAATCTTCATACTGAAGGCATCAATAGGGGTGTTTATAATGTAGGTGATGTAATGTTTGATGCGGTATTACATTTTAAGAAATTAGCAGAACAAAAGGAAAGCATACTAGACAAAATTTCTGTAAAATCAGGAGAATATATTTTAACAACAATACATAGAGCAGAAAATACTAATGACATAAATAGATTGAAAAATATAATTGAAGCTTTAAATAAAAGTGGAAAGAAAATAGTATTACCACTTCACCCTAGAACTAAAAAGTATATAGAGGATTATAATTTTCAATTTAGTGATAATATAAGATTAATAGAACCTGTGGGTTATCTTGATATGATTACTTTGGAAATGAATTCACAAAAAATAGTTACTGATAGCGGCGGTGTTCAAAAGGAAGCTTTCTTTATGAAAAAACCATGTATAACTATGAGAGATGAAACAGAGTGGGTAGAAACTGTTGAAAATGGATGGAATGTAGTAGTTGGAACAGATAAGAATAAAATTTTAAATTCTATATTAAATTTTCAACCTAATGTGTGTCAAAAGAGCATTTTTGGTGATGGAAAAGCTTCTTATAAAATTTTAGATATAATAAATGATATATTCAAATAG